A genomic window from Quercus lobata isolate SW786 chromosome 10, ValleyOak3.0 Primary Assembly, whole genome shotgun sequence includes:
- the LOC115965733 gene encoding uncharacterized protein LOC115965733 produces MCTNPNHQLRLVLSCRKLTAQVTQPTTASIIAMASSSEQEFIPLYRARLNRFPRHNRLWDSRTAARVGDKLALRLQDIRVSAVSIDLQEELSRPLHLRQLVLPLFDSVRRAGVLVHGAEKL; encoded by the coding sequence ATGTGCACCAACCCCAACCACCAGCTCCGCCTAGTCCTCTCATGCCGCAAGCTGACAGCACAGGTGACTCAACCCACCACCGCCTCCATCATCGCCATGGCTTCCTCTTCAGAGCAAGAGTTCATCCCACTCTACCGCGCCAGACTCAACCGCTTCCCACGCCACAACCGCCTCTGGGACTCCAGAACCGCCGCCCGCGTCGGCGACAAGCTCGCCCTCCGCCTCCAGGACATCCGTGTCTCCGCCGTGTCCATCGATCTACAGGAAGAGCTCTCTCGCCCTCTACACCTCCGCCAGTTGGTGCTTCCGTTGTTTGATTCCGTGCGCCGCGCAGGCGTCCTGGTTCATGGAGCTGAGAAGTTGTAG
- the LOC115964886 gene encoding uncharacterized protein LOC115964886 yields MKIIIWNSRGALKPNFQSHVRDLVQNHDPAIMVIMETKLGGVKAKAITDRLPFDGAIHTETIGYAGGLWLLWNSDRVEVKALANTEQEIHVEVKVRPSNFTWIFSAIYASPRSEERQILWENLNKVAELHNMPWIMAGDFNEPLAEEDKFGGRGVHVNRSLAFKDCLDSCNMVDMGFSGPRYTWTNKRELNNLILERIDRFFMNPEWCLLYPDARVTHLPRCHSDHCPVLMETLPVRNINLTRPFKFQEFWLTDTSFPSVVSRAWRGGRELAECINIFSRDASEWNKTHFGNIHHKKKRVIARIYGVQKALAA; encoded by the coding sequence ATGAAGATAATTATTTGGAATAGCAGGGGTGCTCTGAAGCCCAATTTTCAGAGTCATGTTCGTGATTTGGTTCAGAACCATGATCCTGCCATTATGGTAATCATGGAGACTAAGCTTGGTGGAGTTAAAGCCAAAGCAATTACTGATAGGCTCCCGTTTGACGGGGCCATTCACACTGAAACAATTGGGTACGCTGGTGGTCTTTGGCTTCTGTGGAACTCAGACAGAGTGGAAGTTAAAGCTTTAGCCAATACGGAGCAGGAAATTCATGTCGAAGTTAAGGTACGTCCTTCTAACTTTACTTGGATTTTTTCTGCaatttatgctagtcctagaaGTGAGGAGCGACAAATTTTGTGGGAAAATTTAAATAAGGTGGCAGAACTTCATAACATGCCATGGATTATGGCCGGTGATTTTAATGAACCCTTAGCTGAGGAAGATAAGTTTGGGGGGAGAGGTGTTCATGTTAACCGTTCTCTAGCCTTTAAGGACTGCCTGGATTCATGCAATATGGTGGATATGGGGTTTTCTGGGCCGAGATACACGTGGACAAATAAAAGAGAGTTAAATAATCTTATCCTTGAGAGGATCGATAGATTCTTCATGAATCCGGAGTGGTGCCTGCTTTACCCCGATGCAAGAGTCACGCATCTGCCTAGATGCCATTCGGATCATTGTCCGGTTCTTATGGAGACTCTTCCTGTTAGAAACATCAATCTTACTAGACCCTTTAAATTCCAGGAGTTTTGGCTCACTGATACCTCTTTTCCTAGTGTGGTGTCTCGGGCTTGGAGGGGGGGTAGAGAGTTGGCAGAGTGTATTAACATCTTTTCCAGGGATGCGTCGGAGTGGAATAAAACTCACTTTGGAAATATCCATCACAAGAAGAAGAGAGTTATTGCTAGAATTTACGGGGTTCAGAAAGCTTTGGCTGCCTAA